The following nucleotide sequence is from Methanomassiliicoccus sp..
GAGATCGCCGAGCATTATGACCTAGAGCGTTACCAGGCCTCCATGTGGCTCTCTCACTCCCGGTTCCCCACCAACTCTCCGGGGTGGTGGGCAGGTGCACATCCGATCAGCATCCTGGATTGGTCCGTTTGCCACAATGGGGAGATAACATCGTACGGGGTGAACCGAAAGCTGGTGGAGATGAACGGCTACCGGCTGTCCCTTCTTACCGACACCGAGGTCGTCACGTATCTGTGGGACCTCCTGGTCCGCCGCCATAACCTGCCGCCTCAGGTGGCGGCGTTCGCCCTTGCTCCACGTTACTATTCGGAGATCGAACGCATGGACGAAAGAACCAGGAAGCTCGCAGAGCAGATCCGGGTCACTTACAAGGAGGCGTTCCTCAACGGACCGTTCTCCATCCTGGTGGGCAGGAGCAGGCCCGAGATCGCCATGATCGCCATGGCCGACCGCAAGAAGCTCCGGCCCCTTCTGTTCGGCCGGTCCCTGGATGGCAGCCGCTACTACGCCGTCTCCGAGGAGAGCGCGGTCCGGGTCGTGGAGGAGCAGGCCAACACCTGGGTGGGCAATCCCGGCAACCCCATGATCGCCCAGGTGGGCAAGGGCCTTGTGCGCAAAGGTACGGAAGCACCGTTCGAGGGGGTGATCAGATGAGCGACGGCGAAAGAACGAACAGACGTAAGGACTCAGAGAGCATATACCGCAACGTTATTCATGAGAAGTTCAAGCCCTCGATCGACCGCAACATCTGTATCCGGTGCAAGAGGTGCGTCAAGGAGTGCAGCTTCGGGGCCCTGGAATCGGACGATGATGGCAACATAAGGTACAAGGGGAACTGTGTCGCGTGCCAGAGATGTGTGGCGACCTGCCCGGTGAAGGCCATCGACATAGTCCATCTCCCAACCCAATACCCGCCTCATGCCAGCTACACGGAGAGGGTGAGACAGGCCATTACGGCGCAGGCCACCTCTGGGGGCGTTCTCCTGTCGTCTTGCGGTACGGACATGCCGTATGGCATGATATTCGACGACCTCATCCTCGACTCCGCGCAGGTCACCAACCCTTCCATCGATCCCTTACGGGAGGAGGTGGAGACGCGAACCTATGTGGGCCATCGTACTGGGAAGATTACCCTGTCCAGCGACGGTTACATCACTGGTAGCGATTCCGTGGGCCCCATCGTGGCCATGGCCATGCCCCTGATGATCGGCCACATCTCCCTAGGGGCCATAAGCTACAACACCCAACTGGCGCTGCTGAAGGCAGCCAAGAACCTCGACATACTGGCGGGTTCCGGCGAGGGTGGTCTGCATGCCGACTTCAACCCCTTCGCCGACCATGTCGTCAGCGAGGTCGCCTCCGGCCGCTTCGGCGTCACCGCAGACTATCTGCAGAGGACGGCGGCAGTGGAGATCAAGATCGGCCAGGGTGCCAAGCCCGGCGTTGGGGGCCATCTGCCGGGGGAGAAGGTGACGGACCTCATATCCTCGTCAAGAAGGATCCCGCTAGGGACCGACGCCCTGTCGCCCTACCCTCACCACGATATCTACTCCATCGAGGACCTTCAGCAGCTCATCGCCGCCCTTAAGGAGAGCACGGAGCACCGTGTCCCCGTGGGGGTCAAGATAGCCGCCGTTCACAACGTGGGGGCTATCGCCTCCGGTGTGGTCCGGGCGGGGGCGGACTTCATCACCCTCGACGGGTTCCGGGGGGGCACGGGCTCCTCACCACGGGTCATAAGGGACCATGCAGGCCTGCCCATAGAGGTGGCGACCGCGGTGGTGGACAAACGGCTCACCGCCGAAGGCCTGAGGAACCGCATCACCCTGATCGCCGGGGGCTCCATCCGCAGCTCGGCGGACATGATCAAGGCTATCGCCCTTGGGGCTGATGTGGCCAGCGTGTGCACATCGGCCCTCATCGCCATGGGCTGTCAGGTGTGCCAGTCCTGCCACCGCGGGGTCTGTGCCTGGGGGATCACCACCCAGCGGCCGGACCTGGTCTCCCGCCTGGATCCAGACATAGGGGCGGCCCGGGTCACCCGCCTGTACACAGCGTGGAACGAGGAGCTTAAGGAGATGCTGGGGGCCATGGGCATCGACTCCGTGGAGTCCCTTGTGGGTAACCGTGACCGGTTACGCTACTTTGGCCCCAACCCCAAGATCGCTGAGATCATGGGCGTGAAACACGTCGGTGAAGGATGGGGGTGAGAGCATGAGCCCCATCTATAAGGTGACAGTTCGCAAGAACAGGGACGGGATCTCAGAAACAATAATCGATGCCACCAGCAGGGATCGTTGGGGTCGGCCGCTGGAGCACATGGCCCTGAACGCCGAGATCCGCAAGGCCATCCATGAGGGGGCCAGGCGCATCATGATCGACGGAGTCCTGGGGCAGAGGTACATCGCTTCCGCGGCCAAGGCCAAGGACCTGTACGTGGGCATCAGGGGGACGCCGGGCAACGACCTGGGGGCGTTCCTGGACGGCCCCACCCTGGAGGTCTTCGGCAACGCCCAGGACATGACCGGCAACACCATGTCCTCCGGCCGCATAGTCATTCATGGTAACGCCTGGGACGTCACCGGCCTTTCTCTCCGAGGGGGGCGTATCCTGGTCCGCGGAAGCTCCGGGTTCCGCGTGGGCATCCATATGAAGGAGTTCGGCGAGGACAGGCCTGCCATCGTCATCGGGGGCAGCACCGGCGACTACCTGGGGGAGTACATGGCCGGGGGCAACGTCCTGGTGCTGGGCGATGGGGTCCCGGAGAACGAGTCTCCCGTGGGCTCCTTCGTTGGCACCGGCATTCACGGCGGGTGCATCTTCGTGCGCGGGAAGGTGGAGAAGCACCAGCTAGGTATGGGAGCTTCCATCTCCGACCTGACCGATGATGACAAGATACTTCTCGAGGAGCTCATCAGCGACTTTGAGAAGTCCTTCGAGACCAAGGTGGAGAGGGATTGGAGCAAGATCGTCAAGATCAAGCCCCTGTCCTCACGGCCGTTCACTGGAAGGTTCGATTCCACGCCTATCTGGAATTAGATCCCGGGGAAGCGCATGACCGATTCCAGGATGATCCGGACCTCTACGTCCTTCAAGCCCAGGGGGATGATGGAGCTGGCGATGGTGCTCTCCAGGGTGTGATTGTCCGGAGCGTGCAGCCGAATGAGGACGCCTCTCCCTCCGCTGACGAGGAGAACCTCCATCACCCCATCCACGTTGCGGAGCTTGCTAAGGTCCTTTATGGTCACCCCATCGCCGATGTTGGCGAGCACGATGGCATCGGACTCCATGCCCATGAGCTCGTTGTTGACGATGGCCGAATACCCTAGGATCACGTCGAAGTCCTCCATCCTCTTGATCCGATCGCGGACCGTGGAAGGTGATCTCCGAAGCTTCTCTGCGACCTCGCGGTAGGTCATCTTCCCGTCCATCCTCAGGAGCCTGAGTATACGCTGGTTCATCTCATCGACGGTGACCGTTGTCCCACCACCTACCCGCCGCTTCAATGGTTTGCCGGACGATTTATAGGTTGGCTCCTGAACCCCTCGGAGAGGGGACGTCAACGCTCATACGGCGGTAAGGTGGTGTTAGAATCGCCGAACGGAGGGTCTTGACGTGTTGACATCCCTGAGTTTATTTTCCTGGCATCCTGCAATTATCTTGTGTTCCATATTTTGAGCTGGGACGGAGGGCTCATAAGGTCGTGCCTATCCTGGCTCCCAGAGAACGATCGAGGGACGAGAGGGAACGAAAACGCAGGGTGCCAACGGCCACCACTTCTAATTAACAAGCCCGACCGCGGCATTTCGCCAATGTGTATAAGCCGACCTGGCCTTTCATCTGGCAGAGGTGTGGTAGATTGCGGGAAAGCTCGTGTGCAACGGCCTGATGAAGGGGAGGTGGCGGGAGCGCTGAGCCCCAGGCCTCCGGCCTAGATCTCCTTCAGGGCCTCCTCTACGCTCCAGCCCTGGTGCACGATCCCGGATATGGCTCGTAGCATCCTCACGGGGTCCTCGGCCTGGAACACGTTTCGACCCATGGCCACGCCCCCGCCGCCGGCCTCCACGGAATCGTGGACCGTCTCCATCAGCTCCTTTGTGGTCTCCATGCGCGGACCTCCGGCCACAACGACTGGGACCGGGCATCCCTTGGTCACCTCACGGAATGACTCCACGCTTCCAGTGTAGTTGGTCTTGACTATGTCCGCGCCCATCTCCGCCGCCGCCCGGGCAGCTATCTTCACATACTGGGCCGAGGTCTCGGAGTCTATCTTGCGGCCCCGGGGGTACATCATCGCAAGTAGGGGCATCCCCCATTCCCGGCACTTGGTGGCGGTCATGCCCAGCGAGCGCAGCATCTCCCCCTCCGTCTCCGCGCCCACGTTGATGTGGACGGAGACGGCGTCCGCGCCCATCTTCAGAGCCTCCTCCACAGGCGTCACCAAGACCTTGTCGTTGGGATCGGGGGAAAGGGAGGTGGACGCTGATAGGTGCATGATCAGCCCGATATCCTTGCCGTGACGGCGGTGCCCGTGAAGGGGCAGGCCTATATGGCCCAAGACGGCGTTGGCGCCTCCCTCGGCGATCCTGTCCACGGTCTCCGTCATGTTCACCAGGCCCTTGATAGGCCCCAGGCTCATTCCATGGTCCATGGGGACGATGACCGTACGCCATGTCCTGCGGTCCATGATCCTTTCCAAGCGAACTGCCTTTCCAGTGTAGCTCATTTCATCTCACCTCAAAGATAAAGGATGGAAAATGGGGGCCTGCCCTGCTTACGCTGGCAGGCCATCAAAATATAATGGCAGAGCTACGGAACGAGAAGAATGAAGGACCGATGTCGAATCCGTAGCTCATTTTACCATCCTAGTAGGTGATAGTGATGTCCCATATTAACAATTCTTTCGCCGGGCAGGAGGTTCCCCCCTTTTTTTTCGGACCTTATCTTCAGGTCCCATGGTGAGAAGCTCTTACCCTTTGGCGATGAGCTTGATCAGACCTGAGGGGCTCCCCTCCACATCCCACTTGCCCATGGGAAGCGTCCAGATCTTGTCCGAGACCTGCTCCAGTCCCCCCGCTGTATCATTGTTGACGATGAGTGTGTATATCTTGGAGCTGGTGCGGAGCTTGAAGTCGTTCCACTCGTCTATCAGGACCTCGTTGTTCAGGTTGGACTCTCCGTCGGTGAAGAGGATGACATCGGCCGCGTGCCATTCCTTCCCCTTGACATTGTCCAGGCCCACGCGCAGGGCGGAGTTGAAGTCGGTGTATCCCTCGAAATGCCGGACCATGAGGTCCAGAAGGTTCTTGGCCACCTTCTTCTTGTCCGCCAGGTCGATCTCCAGCTTCCAGTCGGAGGCGGCGAACAGAATGACCTTGATGTTCCTTCCTTCCCGCTCCATGCGCTTGGCCAGCATGAGGATGAACGCCTTGGCCAGTATCTCCGGCTCCCCATACATGGAGCCAGAGGCGTCGATGAGGGCGATGACCGGCCCCTTCTTCTTTGGCGGCATATTTTCAGGATCGTCCTGCCCCTTGAGCTGATACGTCAGGAGCGCCCCTTCCAGCATCTGAGAGAAGAACAGCAGGCGAAGTATGGGGTCCTGCAGCTTGAGCAGTTCCACTGGTAGGACGTGGCGGATGTCCTTTGACAGGCCCAGGTCATAGGCCTCGGTGGTGGTGAAGCTCTTGGCCTTCTCCTGCTTGGCCCCGTACTCCACGTCCAGTTTGCCCATCAGGTCTATGATGCGCTGTAGGTCCTTCCTCTGACGGAGAAGCTGGGCCATGCTCTCGATGTTCTGCATGTAGGCCTGGAAGACCTCCTCCACGAAGGTCTCGTCATCGCCGGAGGGAAGCATCTTCTTCATCATCTCCAGCATCTCCATGTAGCTCTCCATCTGCTCGACCACAATGGTTAGCCGCTCCTTCAACACCGATCCCAGAGAGCCCAGGGCCTCCCCCCGGACGTCTGTCGACTCGAACTCCTCCACGCCGCGGGCCAGCATCTCCATGTTGACATCGCTGTGGCGCTGCCAAGCGATCAGGGTGAGGGCCGTCAGGCCCCTGAGGCTCCTCTCCGCCTCGCTCGATGCCGGCAGGGGGGCCGTCCTGTCCAGGAGGTCAAGGACGACCATCGTGGTGTATCGTAGCGAAAGAGCAGCAAGGATATCGCTCCTGGCGGCCATGCCCCGGAGCTTCTCCCAATCCTCCGTTCCCTTCAGAGCCTTCAGAACAATGTAGAACGAGCCGTAGCGGGCGGCCTGCCTGCGGACATCTATCACCGATCTCCGCTCCAGGATCTCCTGCGCCAGTATGGACGCTATCTCCTCCCTGCGTTTCCGTGGTATCATCCTCGGCCGCCCCACCACCAGGCGCACGGAGTCATCGTTCAGGGCCTTCCGGCAGCGTACGCTGCTCGTTTCCGCCATGGGGACCTCAGGGCTCTACCACGTCCTCCGATAGAACGATCTCCCGCGTCTCGGAGTGCAGCTTCTTCATCTTGACCATGGCCTTGGTCTTGATGTCATACTGGGCCATGATACCCTCTCGGTCCCTGGGAGTAAGCCAGATGTTATTGTTGAGTATGTTCACCAGGACCTCTCTCTCCTTGCCCAGGTCCTTCTCGAGGATCCCCAGGTCCTCCTGGAAGTCGGTCAGCTCCTTGATGTACAGCTCCTTGTCCTGAGGGGAGGCGGTGAGTATGACGGGATGTCCTCTGCTCGCGTACAGCTCGATGAGGTTGGGGAGAAGATGCGGTGACACCTTATGCTTCCACAGCTGGTAGAGGTTGTCATCGTCCGGGAGCATGTAGGCGTGATCATGAAAGGCGGAGGCGTGCACCTGCAGTCCCTTCCAATTGGAGAACCGTTGCCCGCACGACTTGCACGTTACGATCTCTGGCAGCTCGAAATCCTTCAACTGCTTGGCGGAATCGTGTAGGTCCTGCAGGTACTGCTGCTCCTTGTCTAGGTTCAGACCTCCTGCCACGGCCATCTCCACCAGGCGCTTCCCGATGGTCACCTTCTCCTCCGGTCGGTTCCAAAGCATATGCTTCAGAATGGGGAGCATGCTCTTGTCCACATTGGAACGGCCGAGGCTGTGGGCGGCCACCTTGAGGACCCCCACCATCTTCTTCCACCTGCGGTCGGAGATGGAGATGCTGGAAGTGCGGAACTCTTTCCGCAGGGCGACGATGGAGTCCATGACGTCGTTGTCGATGGTGACATCGGCCGATTCCTGCAGCTCCTTCCTGATCTCCTCCACGGTTAGCTGCACCGAGGGCGTGAAGTTCTCGGAATGCCCCAGGATTATGTCCACGAAATTGGTCTCGTCCTGCACGTATCCTATATAGAAGCGGAACAGGAATCGATCGTACAGCGCCTCCAGGGACTCGTTCTCCTCCGGCAGCTCGTTGGAGGCCCCGAAGACAGATATGAGGGGCACGTCCAGGATCTCGCATCCGTTGTGATACTTGCGCTCGTTGAGGATGGTGAGCAGTGAGTTCAGGATGGAGGAGTTGGCCTTGAAGATCTCGTCCAGGAACGATACATGGGCTGTCGGCAGGTATCCCTCGATGTTACGCCGGAAGATGTCCTCCTGGAGCGAGCTCAGTGACAGGGGCCCGAATATCTCATCAGGGGTGGTGAAGCGGGTGAGCAGGTAGTAGAAGAAATTGCCTTCTTTGATAGACTTGCACAGCTCCCTGGCGAGCATGCTCTTGGCCGTTCCGGGCGGGCCGATGAACAGTACGTGCTCCCCTGACAGCATCGCCAAAAGGGAGCCAGCGATCTCCTCGTCGCGTTCCCTAAAATTTTCGTTGAGCTCCTTGCTCAACGTAATGATCCTTGACCTCATCTTCTCGCCCCAATTAAGGTGGACTCACTATAAATTATACTCTGGAGAATGAAGCACGTTCACTATGGGACGATTTTCACATCTGGCCTCGGTAAAGTTGTACATCATACGCGCCCTCCGGCCGCCGTCCTTCGCTCAACATGCGTTGTACGTACTGACCGCAGTTGCTGCCTATCCGGTTCTCCACCTCTTCTCCCAGGCTGAGAATCACCTCGTAGCCCTCGTCATAGAGGGCGTTCATCAGGTCCATACAGGTCTCAGGACAGCCGTGCTGCAGCACGGACCTTATGCCATGGTCCATCGATCGTATCGTGGGGTTCAACGGCGTTAGCTTTATAATGAAGAACTCTGGATCGAAGTGCTCATTCAGCTTTGTGGCATCTATCGGATAGCCGACAAGGGGGGCGAAATTCAGGACCACTTTCCTATCAGCATGACGGCGATTATAGAAACGCTCCCCATATTCCGCAATTTGTTCAAAGGTCCAGGTCTCGGCCGGTATGAGGGCCCTCCTCTTCTCAAGGTCCGTGGTGTGGATGGAGAACTGCAACTGGAACCTGCCATTACGGTACATCTCCTCCTTGATGTGCAGGAGCTTTTCGAAGAAGCCGGAGGCTCGTGCTGGAGCGATGGTGGACAGTGATACCATCAGTCCAGGAGCGTCGAACCATCCAGGCAGGGCTCTCATGGTTTCAAGGACCGCCGGGTTCATGGACGGTTCGCCCATGCGCGAGAACTGCACCTTGAACTTCCTGGAAGGTACCCTGCGGTCGGGGTATCTCCTCAACACACATTCATCGATCTGTGCAAGTATCTCCGGGGAGGTCAGTGGACCGGCGTAGTCACCGCCGGCGTCGCACATCATGCAACCGATGGGGCAGCCGAACATGGATGACACGATTATCACCCACTTTTCCTCCCTTGACAGGGGGGGCTGAACGGATTCCACGAACTCGACCACAGATCGGGGGTCCTCCCTTCTCATCTGGGCGACGAAGACGCTGGCCAGTGTATCGTTCCCGTAATGTTCGAGCACGTCCATTGTGTCAACTCCCATCCACGTATCTTTCGGCCTTCATTGCCGCGCTCATCCCGCTCCCGATGGCTATGCCGACCTGCCGCTCCATCCCACCCACAAGATCGCCTGCCAGAAATAGTCCGGGGACAGGCGATGGGGAGGGCACAATGGACATCTGGGAGAGGAGCGTTGGGCTCAGTATCTCGACCCTGGGTTCCCTCCCGCAGGCCAGTAGGACCTTGTCCACTATCATGTGGTCTCCTTGTCCCATATCCAGCACCGTACCGTCCTGGTCTTTTCTCACATTGACGATCGGCAAACCATCCACTAGAGGAATGCCTCTCATCCTCGCCCGCTCTCGGAGCAACGGTAAGCACCTGGGTTCAGAACGGCACTGTACGGTCACCTCGTGGCCTTCCTCCCTCAGCCGTATGGCCTGGTCGAAGGCGGCATCACCGCCACCATAGACAAGGATCCTATCGTGGCCTCCTGCTGCCCTGGACAGCTCGAAGAGATCGTAGAACGCGGAGATGCCCTCCAGCCCTTTCAGCCCGGGTATGTCGATGGTACGGGGCCTGGTACCTGTGGCCATGATGACCGCGTCCGATTCGACCGTCCCCTGGGAGGTGGCGATGGTGAAGGTTCGTTCCGTATCGCGGTCGATCCGCTCCACGGAGGCGATGGTGACCTTCCCTCCCACCGATAGTAGGTGATCATGAATGAGAGACGCCAGCCTATCTCCCCCGATGCCCCCGGGGAATCCTGGATAGTTCTCGATCCAGTACCCATACCTCAACAGCCCCCCGGGAACGTTCTTTTCCAACAACAATGGTGCCAGACCAGCGCGTTGGAGGTAGATCCCAGCAGCCATCCCTGCTGGTCCTGCGCCAATGATGGTCACTGCCTGCCTTCCATCCAACTTAGCACCTCCTCTGTGGTCACCACTATGGTGAAGCCGTCGGCCAACGCCCGCAGGCTCCCCATATGGAGGTCCTCATGGTCTGTTGCCGTGGCATCCATCACAAAGAACACCTCCAGATCGCGCATGAAAGCATCACGAGCTGTGGATTCGCAACATAGGTGGGTCATGACCCCGGTAATGACCACCTTATCAGCCCTTAGTCCTCGCAGGATGCCTTCCAGTTCGGTCCCGATGAACGCGCTGTAACGGGTCTTTCGAACTATCGCCCCGTCCTTTTCTGGCTGCAGGCGGTCATCTATATGCGAGAGCGGGTCCTTATCCGCGGGAACGTCGCCCCACCAACCTCCCATGATGCCGGGGTCTTCATCGCTCCTCACCGCATGCCAAGTGAAAATGATCGGCCTGTGAGAGAAACGAAAGGAATCGACAAGGCTGATGACGTTCCCCATGATCTCCTCGGCCTCCGGGAATGAAGCATGGGACGATGGATCCAGGAAGTATCCCTGCATGTCGATGACAAGCAGGGCCGTTCGCTCAGTGATGAAAGGGAATCTCTCTCTGCGGCTTGGCCTTACATATGGCTGGAGCTGCTGAATCCGTTTTTCGGTTTTTTTATCTAGGCTGATGGCGGTCATGGTCGTTGGCCACCATCGGTGAACGGCGGCCTTATCCGCCGTTTCCTATTCTTTGGAGAGGCTGGAAACTGGAAAACAATGCCTCTTTCGATCGTCCCTATACCTCGGCGATCGTTGATATACTTGCCGTTATACCAGATGGACGAAGACATGCGCGTCCGTTCTAAACTTAAGGCCAGGAAGGAGTTGGAGGACCTTCCAGGCTACGAGATCGTTACTGGTTTGGGATCCGATCCCATGATCTTTTTCAGAAGCACGCACACTAGGAACAGACCTATGCTTATCAGCACGATAGCGCCGCCGGTCGCGAGCCTTTCGTACAATGCCGATGCTACCAGACCAAGGACTACGGCGATGATGCCTACCACCAGGCTTATGGCCACGGTACCGCGGAACGATTTCGATAGCTGCATGGCCGATGAAGCAGGCAGTATGAGCAAAGCCGAGACCAACAAGGAACCGACGATCTTGATCGATACCACCACGGTCAGGGCCAGCACGATGTTGAAGGCCAGGTCCAGGAGGAAGACGGGCACGCCGGACAGCCGGGCACCCTGCTCATCGAAGGTGAGGTGCATAAGCTCCTTGAAGAACAGGATTATGAAGACGACGACCACGAGTGACAGGGTTACACTGAGCGTCAGATCGTCCGCGGAGATCGTGAGGATGGAACCGAACAGGTAATCGAAGAGATCGACGTTGAACCCGTTCCCCAGGCTGGCCAGCACAGCACCAAGACCCAGGCCGAACGATATCATGATCCCTATGGCCATCTCCGAGTACACGATCCGCTTCCGTTGCATGTACGATATTCCGAGTATGCCCAGCAGAGATAGTACGAGGGCAGTGTCCAAGGGATAGATGGATAGGAAAAGGCCGAGGGCAATACCGCCGAAGGACAGATGCGCGACCCCCTCGCCGATGAGAGCTGCACGACGGAGGACGATGAAGACCCCCAGCAGGGAGCACAGCACTGCGGCACAGAGGCCTCCTATGAAGGCTCGTTGGAAGAAGGTGTAGTCAAATGCAGTTATCAGGTCCATGTTCTAATCACCATCATCGAGGAATAATGCAATTGTCACGGTGGTTATGGAACACGAACGTGAAGTGCTCACCGTAGGCATCGCGAAGCGACTTCGTGGGGTCGGTCCCCGGTGTTATCTCGGTCATCTCCAGCTTGCGGTTGACTATGGCCAGCTTATTGGCCTGGCACATCACGCTGGAAAGGTCATGGGACACTGTCACGATAGTGACCCCGGTCTCGTCCCGGAGCTGCCGCAGCAGGTTCACGAACCGGTCCTGGATGGATACGTCGAGACCGCTCGCGGCCTCATCGAGGATCAATAGCTCGGGACGTTTGACCAGCGCCTTGGCGATGAAGATACGCTGCTTCTGCCCGCCCGATAGTTCACTGATCTTGCTCTTGCGGACCTCATAGATCCCCACGGCATCCATGGCCTCCTTGACCGCTTCCTTGTCCGCAGCGGTGATCCATCGGCCGAGGTTGTTCCGGGAGATGCAGCCCAGGCGGACGATCTCCTCCACCGTGGCAGGGAACAGGGGATCGAACTGAATCGCATGCTGGGCCACATATCCTATGCGATGGTGCTCTTTGAACTTGCTCAGGTCGGTGCCGAAAAGGCGCACCTCTCCATGTGAGAGCTTAACGTTGCCTAGGAGGGCATTAAGGAGCGTGGTCTTCCCTCCTCCGTTGGGACCGACGATCCCCAGAAAGTCTCCCTTCAGGACATCCAGGTTAACGCCGTCCAGCACGGTAATGCCGTCGTATTTCACCACGATGTCCTTTGCCTCGATTACCTTTTCTACCATCTGGAGCCCACCGAATAAATGCTGAACCGTGATTTAATATTGTGCGATTGCTGGAATCGCTGTCGCAGCTCGAAGGGATTATGCGCTCTCCCTCTGCGATGGCGTTCCATTGCGCATGCCGATATCTTATCAACAGATATATCATCTATTATTAACTTTTCATCAATGATTCTTTTTTTCTTAATAAAGGAGAAACTCCAACCGCGGTCATTCGACAAAATAAGGAATGAGAAGGAAAGATGTTTCAGGGGGTCACCTCAAGGCCGGTCTTCAGAGATTCTAGGTTCGCACGCATTATCTCAAAGTAGTCCATATTGGAATGCGCTCCGGTCCTGCTGTGGATACCATCTAGGACTAGCACCTGCGCACCTGTCTCTTCGGCGATCGTGTCGATAATGCTGTCCGAGAAGATAGGCTCCGAGAACACGTAGTCAAGGCCGAGCTGGTCGACCATATCCGCCAGAGCCGCCAGGTCCGCAGCGCTGGGTTGGGCATCGGCGGAGATGCCGATGGCCGCGTACGCATCGAAGCCATAGCGCATGGCCAGGTAGTTGAATCCCTCGTGGGTCGTGATGATGGCGTTCTTGGTCCTCTTCGCCAGTCCATTGACGAACTCCTGATTGAGAACGTCGAGGCGGGACTTGAGATCATCAGCGTTCTGCTGGTAGGCCGTGGCGTTCGAGGGATCGGCGGCGACGAAAGCCTTCAGAATATTGGATACCTGGGCCTTGGCGCTGATCGGGTCCAACCAAATGTGTGGATCGTTCAGGCCATGTTCGTGGCCTCCCTCTCCCTCCTCCTCCCCGGCGATCATGATCAGCCCGGTCCCGGTGGAATTGGAGCTGAAGGATATGGAATAGACCTCACCGGCTCCAAGCTCCACGAACTTCGATCCATTGAACTGAGGATAGGAACTCACAGATCCACTTTCCAGCTCATACTCCAGCTCGGTACCTGTGGATGATCGTATGGTGAACTCGGTGGCATTGGTGACAAATAGCCTGATGTCCCCTCCGTTCATGGAACTTACCTTGATATAACCGCCATTCCCGCTGGCCAGGGGGGAGAAGTTAACATTCACGTATCCCTCTGCGCTCATGGTCGGCGCCGAAGCTTCTGAGTCCGTAGCTGTGACCACAGAGGTGAGGCCGCCATTGAAGGCCTCCACCGCCTGTTCATAGGCCTCCGTTATCTCGTCGGAAAGAAGCAAGGAAATGTTCTGGGATGAGTCGACCACGACCAGATCATCATTGTCCACGGAGCTTAGGACCGTGTCCATCCACGGCTCGAAACCTTGACCGTTATAGACAAGAATGTCTGCATCATTGACCTTGATGAT
It contains:
- a CDS encoding 4Fe-4S binding protein codes for the protein MSDGERTNRRKDSESIYRNVIHEKFKPSIDRNICIRCKRCVKECSFGALESDDDGNIRYKGNCVACQRCVATCPVKAIDIVHLPTQYPPHASYTERVRQAITAQATSGGVLLSSCGTDMPYGMIFDDLILDSAQVTNPSIDPLREEVETRTYVGHRTGKITLSSDGYITGSDSVGPIVAMAMPLMIGHISLGAISYNTQLALLKAAKNLDILAGSGEGGLHADFNPFADHVVSEVASGRFGVTADYLQRTAAVEIKIGQGAKPGVGGHLPGEKVTDLISSSRRIPLGTDALSPYPHHDIYSIEDLQQLIAALKESTEHRVPVGVKIAAVHNVGAIASGVVRAGADFITLDGFRGGTGSSPRVIRDHAGLPIEVATAVVDKRLTAEGLRNRITLIAGGSIRSSADMIKAIALGADVASVCTSALIAMGCQVCQSCHRGVCAWGITTQRPDLVSRLDPDIGAARVTRLYTAWNEELKEMLGAMGIDSVESLVGNRDRLRYFGPNPKIAEIMGVKHVGEGWG
- a CDS encoding AsnC family transcriptional regulator, whose protein sequence is MKRRVGGGTTVTVDEMNQRILRLLRMDGKMTYREVAEKLRRSPSTVRDRIKRMEDFDVILGYSAIVNNELMGMESDAIVLANIGDGVTIKDLSKLRNVDGVMEVLLVSGGRGVLIRLHAPDNHTLESTIASSIIPLGLKDVEVRIILESVMRFPGI
- a CDS encoding class I fructose-bisphosphate aldolase family protein, whose product is MSYTGKAVRLERIMDRRTWRTVIVPMDHGMSLGPIKGLVNMTETVDRIAEGGANAVLGHIGLPLHGHRRHGKDIGLIMHLSASTSLSPDPNDKVLVTPVEEALKMGADAVSVHINVGAETEGEMLRSLGMTATKCREWGMPLLAMMYPRGRKIDSETSAQYVKIAARAAAEMGADIVKTNYTGSVESFREVTKGCPVPVVVAGGPRMETTKELMETVHDSVEAGGGGVAMGRNVFQAEDPVRMLRAISGIVHQGWSVEEALKEI
- a CDS encoding VWA domain-containing protein; this encodes MAETSSVRCRKALNDDSVRLVVGRPRMIPRKRREEIASILAQEILERRSVIDVRRQAARYGSFYIVLKALKGTEDWEKLRGMAARSDILAALSLRYTTMVVLDLLDRTAPLPASSEAERSLRGLTALTLIAWQRHSDVNMEMLARGVEEFESTDVRGEALGSLGSVLKERLTIVVEQMESYMEMLEMMKKMLPSGDDETFVEEVFQAYMQNIESMAQLLRQRKDLQRIIDLMGKLDVEYGAKQEKAKSFTTTEAYDLGLSKDIRHVLPVELLKLQDPILRLLFFSQMLEGALLTYQLKGQDDPENMPPKKKGPVIALIDASGSMYGEPEILAKAFILMLAKRMEREGRNIKVILFAASDWKLEIDLADKKKVAKNLLDLMVRHFEGYTDFNSALRVGLDNVKGKEWHAADVILFTDGESNLNNEVLIDEWNDFKLRTSSKIYTLIVNNDTAGGLEQVSDKIWTLPMGKWDVEGSPSGLIKLIAKG
- a CDS encoding AAA domain-containing protein encodes the protein MRSRIITLSKELNENFRERDEEIAGSLLAMLSGEHVLFIGPPGTAKSMLARELCKSIKEGNFFYYLLTRFTTPDEIFGPLSLSSLQEDIFRRNIEGYLPTAHVSFLDEIFKANSSILNSLLTILNERKYHNGCEILDVPLISVFGASNELPEENESLEALYDRFLFRFYIGYVQDETNFVDIILGHSENFTPSVQLTVEEIRKELQESADVTIDNDVMDSIVALRKEFRTSSISISDRRWKKMVGVLKVAAHSLGRSNVDKSMLPILKHMLWNRPEEKVTIGKRLVEMAVAGGLNLDKEQQYLQDLHDSAKQLKDFELPEIVTCKSCGQRFSNWKGLQVHASAFHDHAYMLPDDDNLYQLWKHKVSPHLLPNLIELYASRGHPVILTASPQDKELYIKELTDFQEDLGILEKDLGKEREVLVNILNNNIWLTPRDREGIMAQYDIKTKAMVKMKKLHSETREIVLSEDVVEP
- a CDS encoding radical SAM protein; the encoded protein is MDVLEHYGNDTLASVFVAQMRREDPRSVVEFVESVQPPLSREEKWVIIVSSMFGCPIGCMMCDAGGDYAGPLTSPEILAQIDECVLRRYPDRRVPSRKFKVQFSRMGEPSMNPAVLETMRALPGWFDAPGLMVSLSTIAPARASGFFEKLLHIKEEMYRNGRFQLQFSIHTTDLEKRRALIPAETWTFEQIAEYGERFYNRRHADRKVVLNFAPLVGYPIDATKLNEHFDPEFFIIKLTPLNPTIRSMDHGIRSVLQHGCPETCMDLMNALYDEGYEVILSLGEEVENRIGSNCGQYVQRMLSEGRRPEGAYDVQLYRGQM